The Glutamicibacter mishrai DNA window GGGAACTTGGGTGGCGGCAAGCTAAGATGAAATGTCGGACTATGTTTTAGTAGGAGTCATCATTAGCGATAAGCGTTCTGATCGATCGTCACATGGCGCACTCGATCGCAACTCGCCTCTGGTTTTTTCAACCAGGGATCTCGGCCGTTCGCCGGGCTCAATGGAGACTCTTAACGAGCAGGTTCCGGCACCCGCAGATGTGGGAAATGCACTCATCGGTATTCGTGGAGGATCTGAGCTTGAATTAGATCTTCGCCTTGAAGCCGTGCATGAAGGAATTTTGGTATCGGGTACCGCTACAGCGCAAATTGCTGGGGAATGTGGACGATGCCTGGATCCTATCGAGTACGACTACGAGGCTGATATTCAGGAACTCTTCTACTATGAGGAGAGCGAAGAATTCGAAGACGATGATGATGTGGATCAGTATTGGGTAGTCGGTGACTTGATTGACATCGATCCGGTATTGCGGAGCGCAGTGGTTA harbors:
- a CDS encoding YceD family protein encodes the protein MVFSTRDLGRSPGSMETLNEQVPAPADVGNALIGIRGGSELELDLRLEAVHEGILVSGTATAQIAGECGRCLDPIEYDYEADIQELFYYEESEEFEDDDDVDQYWVVGDLIDIDPVLRSAVVTALPFQPVCKEDCLGLCNECGINLNDEPEHHHEVLDPRWAALAQLSDNVTEDSDKN